One bacterium genomic window, GCCGTTCTGGTTCATCGCATCGCTCCTTGCGCCTCGGCCGCCCGGCGAATCCGGCGCACGAGCTGGCGCACGAGGCTGCGGGCCAGCTCGGGGTTCTCGGTCCAGACGTCCTCGAAGCCCCAGCGGTCCAGGCGCAGCGCGCTGGTCCTTACCGTAGCACGCGCCGTCACCGGGCGCGGCGCGTCCTCGAAGAGCCCGAAGGCGCCGAGCGCCTCGCCCGGGGCCAGCCGTCCCATCGGCTTGCCGTCCCGCTCCAGCTCGACGTCGCCGTCGAGCATCAGGATCAGGTCGCCCGGCGGGTCGTCCTGGCGACAGACGACCTCGCCCGGCGCGTACGTCGCCTCGCGGGCGACGGCCGCCACGAGCGACAGCTGCTCCGCCGGGATCTCGGCGAAGAGGTCGAGGCGGCGGAGCGCCAGCACCTTGTCGATCAAGCTCATCGGAACGTCCTCGTCGGCCGCGCCGCGCCGCGGGCGGAGAAGCGCCAGCGCCGCGTCGCGCACCCGCGGGTCGGGATCGGTGCGCGCGGCGTCGGCCGCGGCGCGCGCCTGCGCCGGTTCGAGTTCGGCGGCCGCGGCCAGCGCGACCGCGCGCAGCCACGGTTCGGGGTCGGACAGCAGGTCGAAGACGACCGCCCGCGCGTCGCCCCGCGCGGCCGCCGCGTCGCCGTCCCCCTCGAGCAGCGGCAGCAGCCGCCGCCACTGCGCGCGCGGCCGGAGGTTGTCGAGCAGCTCCGCCGCGTTGCTCCGCCGCTCGGCGTCGAACTCGGCGAGGCAGCGGCGGCAGAGCGCCATGTCGCGCGCCGGGTAGGCGAGCGAGAGCCGGCGGAAGACCGCGGCCCGCCGCGTCGCCGCCGCGTCGCCGAGCGACGCCGCGAGGAGCCTCGTCGCCGGCCCCGGCGCG contains:
- a CDS encoding cyclic nucleotide-binding domain-containing protein, with the translated sequence LRRPETAEAVRRAVPSVLERIGTPRAVAALVAALRGRDRAVAEAAASALERTRLRGGGFRPIETREALEFALAEARDLRRLREARRALDGAPGPATRLLAASLGDAAATRRAAVFRRLSLAYPARDMALCRRCLAEFDAERRSNAAELLDNLRPRAQWRRLLPLLEGDGDAAAARGDARAVVFDLLSDPEPWLRAVALAAAAELEPAQARAAADAARTDPDPRVRDAALALLRPRRGAADEDVPMSLIDKVLALRRLDLFAEIPAEQLSLVAAVAREATYAPGEVVCRQDDPPGDLILMLDGDVELERDGKPMGRLAPGEALGAFGLFEDAPRPVTARATVRTSALRLDRWGFEDVWTENPELARSLVRQLVRRIRRAAEAQGAMR